The Clostridium sp. AWRP genome has a window encoding:
- a CDS encoding sugar ABC transporter ATP-binding protein translates to MDESDIVLNMEGICKSFPGVKALSNVDFQLKKGEIHALMGENGAGKSTLIKVLTGVYEIDEGIITLNGKKIIIKSTRDAQENGISTVYQEVNLCPNITVAENIYIGREPMKRGFIDWNTMDENASKLLEERLNLKIDVKKLLSSYSVAIQQMVAIARAVDISSGILILDEPTSSLDSNEVKQLFSIMRKLKSEGMSIVFVTHFIDQVYEISDRITILRNGELVGTYAVKDLPQMDLISKMIGKKYEEMVKENKQLSRDYYNKKDKNLIETKQFGKKGTIDSFSMNIKKGEVLGLAGLLGSGRTECAKLLFGIDKSDHGTLIIDGKEYSYIYPQKAIQEGLGLCPEDRKAAGIVGELTIRENIILALQSIKGIFKYIPMKKQQEIAEKYVKLLNIKTPSIEQRIDNLSGGNQQKVILARWLATNPQILILDEPTRGIDVGAKDEIKKLIIKLAKKGMSIIFISSELSEIESCCDRVLVLRDRKIIGELAGEEVQESNILKTIAEGGNISA, encoded by the coding sequence ATGGATGAAAGCGACATTGTTCTTAACATGGAAGGCATATGTAAATCTTTTCCTGGAGTTAAAGCTCTTTCTAATGTAGATTTTCAACTTAAAAAAGGTGAGATACATGCTCTTATGGGGGAAAATGGGGCAGGAAAGTCAACTTTAATTAAAGTGCTTACAGGGGTTTATGAAATAGATGAAGGAATCATAACTTTAAATGGAAAAAAAATTATAATTAAATCAACCCGTGATGCTCAGGAAAATGGGATAAGCACTGTTTATCAAGAAGTCAATTTGTGTCCAAACATTACTGTAGCTGAGAATATTTACATTGGAAGAGAACCAATGAAAAGGGGATTTATTGATTGGAATACCATGGATGAAAATGCATCAAAATTATTGGAAGAAAGATTAAATTTAAAAATAGATGTGAAAAAATTATTATCTAGTTATTCTGTTGCAATTCAACAAATGGTGGCTATAGCAAGAGCTGTAGATATATCAAGTGGAATATTAATACTTGATGAACCTACGTCTAGTTTGGATAGTAATGAAGTTAAACAGTTATTTAGTATTATGAGAAAGTTAAAATCTGAAGGCATGTCAATTGTGTTTGTAACTCACTTCATAGATCAGGTTTATGAAATTTCAGATAGAATAACAATACTTAGAAATGGAGAATTGGTTGGAACTTATGCTGTAAAAGATTTACCTCAAATGGATCTAATTTCGAAGATGATAGGAAAAAAGTACGAAGAAATGGTAAAAGAAAATAAACAATTATCTCGTGACTATTATAATAAGAAAGATAAAAATTTGATAGAAACCAAACAATTTGGCAAAAAAGGAACTATAGATTCTTTTAGCATGAATATAAAAAAGGGTGAAGTACTTGGACTAGCAGGACTTTTAGGCTCTGGAAGAACTGAATGTGCTAAATTGTTGTTTGGTATAGATAAATCAGATCATGGAACATTGATCATTGATGGTAAGGAATATTCATATATTTATCCTCAAAAAGCTATTCAGGAAGGTTTAGGACTTTGTCCGGAAGATAGAAAAGCAGCAGGCATAGTTGGAGAACTAACTATAAGAGAAAATATAATTTTGGCCCTGCAATCTATTAAAGGAATATTTAAATACATTCCAATGAAAAAGCAGCAGGAAATTGCTGAAAAGTATGTTAAACTCCTAAATATTAAAACCCCTAGTATAGAGCAGAGAATTGACAATTTGAGTGGTGGAAATCAACAAAAGGTTATACTGGCAAGATGGCTTGCCACAAATCCTCAAATTTTAATTTTAGACGAACCTACAAGAGGTATCGATGTAGGTGCTAAGGATGAAATAAAAAAATTAATTATAAAGCTGGCAAAAAAAGGCATGTCAATTATATTTATATCTTCCGAACTCTCAGAAATAGAAAGCTGCTGCGATAGGGTGCTCGTACTTAGAGATAGAAAAATTATAGGGGAGTTAGCAGGAGAAGAGGTACAAGAATCTAATATACTTAAGACTATTGCGGAAGGAGGCAATATTAGTGCATAA
- a CDS encoding polymer-forming cytoskeletal protein: protein MEENLKDVKISGAGIIRGGRYDEVKISGTAKMNGDIECSSYKVSGSSSVSGNLKSKITKISGSTKICGNLDCEELTVSGSSHIVGSVTAKKVKISGSSRIDSNLHTEEISISGSASISGDCEAENFNARGGFNIDGLLNAGNINIEMYGKCTAKDIGGENISVKLGEGHFFMKMMNLFSNSAKLVTGTIEGDDIYLENTCAKVVRGNNVTIGGNCDIETVEYRNKVDVGKNSKIVCKKIADN from the coding sequence ATGGAAGAAAATTTGAAGGATGTAAAAATTTCTGGAGCTGGAATAATTAGAGGTGGAAGGTATGACGAAGTTAAAATAAGTGGGACTGCTAAAATGAATGGAGATATAGAGTGCAGCTCTTATAAAGTATCAGGATCTTCTAGTGTGAGTGGAAATTTAAAAAGTAAAATAACTAAAATCAGTGGCAGTACTAAAATATGTGGAAATCTTGATTGTGAAGAACTAACAGTAAGTGGATCTTCTCATATAGTAGGTAGTGTTACTGCAAAAAAAGTTAAAATAAGCGGATCTTCCCGTATAGATAGTAATTTGCATACTGAAGAAATATCAATATCAGGTTCAGCATCCATAAGTGGAGATTGTGAAGCAGAAAATTTTAATGCAAGAGGAGGCTTTAATATAGACGGATTATTAAATGCAGGAAATATAAATATAGAGATGTATGGAAAATGCACAGCAAAGGATATAGGCGGTGAAAATATAAGTGTTAAATTGGGAGAAGGCCATTTTTTTATGAAGATGATGAACCTTTTTTCAAATTCAGCAAAACTTGTAACAGGCACAATTGAAGGAGATGATATTTATCTTGAAAATACATGTGCAAAAGTAGTAAGAGGAAATAATGTTACTATAGGAGGTAATTGCGATATCGAGACAGTTGAATATAGAAATAAAGTAGATGTTGGCAAAAATTCTAAGATAGTTTGCAAAAAAATAGCTGATAATTAA
- a CDS encoding CDP-alcohol phosphatidyltransferase family protein produces the protein MKKYLRYAVPNFITLLRVVLTGIFTLFLNKKLALDGNDELFTYLVMIFFAIYVTDFIDGKIARYFKSVSSFGSFLDVLADFLFILCATGILIKYKLIAWWFLIVIIAKIIDFFVTSKIINNYKLGVKETFVFDFMGRAAAISFYIMPFIVLCMNEYLNGRCVFQVMFLTYMSTIIALISLFQRIILCIQIKRRQAMKHDGSTI, from the coding sequence ATGAAAAAATATTTAAGGTATGCAGTTCCTAACTTCATTACTTTGCTAAGGGTAGTTTTAACAGGAATATTTACTTTGTTTTTGAATAAAAAGCTTGCTTTAGATGGAAATGATGAGTTATTTACTTATCTAGTAATGATTTTTTTTGCAATATATGTAACTGACTTTATAGACGGAAAAATTGCCAGGTATTTTAAATCAGTTTCAAGTTTTGGAAGTTTTCTTGATGTTTTAGCAGACTTTTTGTTTATATTGTGTGCTACAGGAATACTGATAAAATATAAACTTATTGCCTGGTGGTTTTTAATTGTAATAATAGCAAAGATCATAGATTTCTTTGTAACTTCTAAAATCATAAATAATTATAAATTAGGGGTAAAGGAAACTTTTGTATTTGATTTTATGGGAAGAGCAGCTGCTATTTCATTTTATATAATGCCTTTTATTGTACTTTGCATGAATGAATATTTAAATGGTAGATGTGTTTTTCAAGTCATGTTTTTAACATATATGAGCACAATCATCGCTCTAATATCCCTATTTCAGAGAATAATATTATGTATTCAAATTAAGAGAAGACAAGCTATGAAGCATGATGGTTCCACAATTTAA
- a CDS encoding PadR family transcriptional regulator: MARNNSLEMGELTDAYYYILLSLIKPKHGYLIMKSVEKMSEGKFSIGPASLYTSIKKLLDAKLIKLTEESDQKKVYIATDKGIQFLKNEVGRKRKMVQIAEEIFNSEEML; this comes from the coding sequence ATGGCTAGAAACAATTCTTTGGAAATGGGTGAACTTACAGACGCATACTATTATATTTTGCTATCTTTAATAAAACCAAAGCACGGCTATTTGATTATGAAATCAGTTGAGAAAATGTCAGAAGGCAAGTTTTCAATAGGTCCTGCATCTTTATATACAAGTATAAAAAAACTTCTTGATGCAAAACTCATAAAACTTACAGAGGAATCAGATCAAAAAAAAGTTTATATTGCTACAGATAAAGGTATTCAATTTCTAAAAAATGAAGTTGGAAGGAAACGTAAGATGGTTCAAATTGCAGAAGAAATCTTTAATAGCGAGGAGATGTTATAG
- the yjfF gene encoding galactofuranose ABC transporter, permease protein YjfF — protein MIKGLTNKKKILKLNSSFISIYATIGLFIVLFLIGSVMFSGFFSGQVLANLFIDNAYLIVLAIGQTFVIITGGIDLSVGSMIAFISMITASLLQNGVNPFLVMIFVLIVGIVFGTVQGILVEKFDLHPWIVTLAGMFFARGSSYVISINTISIKNPVFTAISGVRIPIGPGVAISINVIVSLIVAAVAIFVLKYTRFGRTVYAIGGNENSAMLMGLNTGKVKILVYTVSGFCSSLAGLLFTLYTLSGYGLHCMGTEMDAIAACVIGGILLTGGSGYPIGPVFGVLTMGIIQSLIMFQGNLNSWWTKIAVGMLLFIFIALQRIIVIREEKKKVVIS, from the coding sequence ATGATAAAAGGGTTAACTAATAAGAAGAAGATTTTAAAATTGAATTCATCATTTATTTCGATTTACGCTACAATTGGTTTGTTTATAGTATTATTTCTAATTGGATCTGTTATGTTTAGTGGATTTTTTTCAGGACAAGTATTAGCAAACCTTTTTATAGATAATGCTTATTTAATAGTTTTAGCTATTGGCCAGACTTTTGTTATTATTACAGGTGGAATAGATCTTTCTGTAGGTTCTATGATAGCTTTTATAAGTATGATTACTGCAAGTTTATTGCAAAATGGAGTTAATCCATTTTTGGTTATGATTTTTGTTTTAATTGTAGGTATTGTATTTGGAACAGTTCAGGGGATATTAGTAGAAAAATTTGATCTTCATCCATGGATTGTAACATTAGCAGGTATGTTCTTTGCACGAGGCTCAAGTTATGTTATAAGTATAAATACTATAAGTATTAAAAATCCGGTATTTACTGCTATTTCAGGAGTTAGAATACCCATTGGGCCAGGTGTAGCGATATCTATTAATGTAATTGTTAGTTTGATAGTAGCTGCAGTTGCTATATTTGTATTAAAGTATACAAGGTTTGGTAGAACCGTATATGCAATTGGCGGAAATGAAAATTCAGCTATGCTTATGGGTCTAAATACTGGAAAAGTTAAAATTCTTGTTTATACTGTATCTGGTTTTTGTTCTTCTTTAGCTGGACTGTTATTTACTTTATATACACTATCCGGTTACGGTTTACATTGTATGGGAACGGAGATGGATGCTATTGCAGCTTGTGTAATAGGAGGAATATTACTAACAGGAGGATCAGGATATCCTATAGGACCTGTATTTGGTGTTTTAACTATGGGTATAATTCAAAGCCTTATAATGTTTCAAGGAAATCTTAATTCTTGGTGGACAAAGATTGCAGTAGGAATGCTGCTATTTATATTTATTGCACTTCAGAGAATTATTGTTATTAGAGAAGAAAAGAAAAAGGTTGTTATAAGCTGA
- a CDS encoding ABC transporter substrate-binding protein, translating into MKFKKIAALAATAVLTVGIFAGCGGGSQQTSSSNSSNKKKVIGFAQVGAESGWRTAETSSIKEIPKLDPNFELKFSDGQQKQENQIKAIRSFIAEKVDIIALDPVVETGWDTVLKEAKNAKIPVVIVDRNVKVADNSLVTAFLGSDMEEEGKRAAKIVIDKFGKDAKLNIAELQGTVGSTAMIGRQKGFNETIKDCPNYKIIKSQTGDFTRAKGKEVMEAFLKSDGDKINVLWSHNDDMAVGAIQAIEEYGKKPGKDIFIVSVDGIKDMFKLMADGKSNGIVECNPLLGPQLVETSKQVLSGKLKDKIVHTKEGVFTQDQAKKELPNRRY; encoded by the coding sequence ATGAAATTTAAGAAGATTGCTGCTTTAGCAGCAACAGCAGTTTTAACAGTTGGTATATTTGCTGGATGCGGCGGCGGAAGTCAGCAGACAAGCTCATCAAATTCATCAAATAAGAAAAAGGTAATTGGTTTTGCACAAGTTGGAGCTGAAAGTGGTTGGAGAACAGCAGAAACTAGTTCCATTAAGGAAATTCCTAAATTAGATCCAAACTTTGAACTAAAGTTCTCTGATGGTCAGCAAAAACAGGAGAATCAAATAAAAGCTATAAGATCTTTTATAGCTGAAAAAGTTGATATAATTGCATTGGATCCTGTAGTAGAAACTGGTTGGGATACAGTATTGAAAGAAGCAAAAAATGCTAAAATACCAGTTGTTATAGTAGATAGAAATGTAAAAGTAGCAGATAATTCTCTTGTTACAGCTTTTCTTGGATCAGACATGGAAGAGGAAGGTAAGAGAGCAGCTAAAATTGTAATTGATAAATTTGGAAAAGATGCAAAGCTTAACATAGCAGAGCTGCAAGGTACTGTTGGATCAACAGCTATGATAGGACGTCAAAAAGGTTTCAATGAAACTATAAAAGATTGTCCAAACTATAAAATCATAAAATCACAAACAGGTGATTTTACTCGTGCAAAAGGTAAGGAAGTTATGGAAGCATTTTTGAAATCTGATGGAGATAAGATTAATGTTTTGTGGTCTCACAATGATGATATGGCAGTTGGAGCTATACAAGCTATAGAGGAATATGGTAAAAAACCAGGAAAAGATATTTTTATAGTTTCTGTTGATGGTATTAAAGATATGTTCAAATTAATGGCTGATGGAAAATCAAATGGTATAGTTGAGTGTAATCCTCTTTTAGGACCTCAATTGGTAGAAACTTCAAAACAGGTACTAAGTGGCAAACTTAAAGATAAAATTGTACACACTAAAGAGGGTGTATTTACTCAAGATCAAGCTAAAAAGGAATTACCTAATAGAAGATATTAA
- a CDS encoding flavodoxin domain-containing protein: MKKVLQVVLILLVVIIVGTILFFKWVVNANSIVHKSDERKLLLSSSSKKALVIYQPSRTKLTSTMASTIAETLQKSGYEVTINYPSQELNYDISKYDVLVFGTPIYVGKYSTVLESYMKTIKDFSNKRVMIFSTGGDNKVTKEIDPLVQLAKGANKVKGIKLLKGQTTKAADAIKNLTGE, translated from the coding sequence ATGAAAAAAGTACTGCAGGTTGTATTAATTTTGTTAGTTGTTATTATAGTGGGAACCATTTTATTTTTTAAGTGGGTAGTAAATGCTAATTCAATAGTTCATAAGAGTGATGAGAGAAAATTACTTTTAAGCAGCAGTAGTAAAAAAGCACTGGTTATTTATCAGCCATCAAGAACTAAGTTAACATCAACTATGGCAAGCACTATAGCAGAAACTTTGCAAAAATCAGGCTATGAAGTTACAATTAATTATCCATCTCAAGAATTAAACTATGACATTTCTAAATACGACGTACTTGTTTTTGGAACTCCTATTTATGTCGGAAAGTATTCAACGGTTCTGGAATCCTATATGAAGACAATTAAAGATTTTTCAAATAAAAGAGTGATGATATTTTCAACTGGTGGAGATAATAAGGTAACAAAAGAAATAGATCCCTTAGTACAATTAGCAAAGGGAGCAAACAAAGTTAAAGGTATAAAACTTTTAAAAGGACAAACAACTAAGGCAGCAGATGCAATAAAGAATTTAACTGGAGAGTAG
- a CDS encoding DUF2812 domain-containing protein yields MSNTKYVMSKGVAFGEEEEMEMLSDYASKGWVLYKFSFMGYKLKKAKPEKLQYSLDYRYNADEEYFSYFKEAGWNHICSASNSMHIFSAPEDTKPIYTDSDTKSEKYISQYKLTKKIAVPSFLFLIVCSILFIILLSLAKYNYIPHIYIKIGGIILIPTLIITLIITIVTGLPCISYYTTLNRIKDGSSTHVNHKTLKKLLDTLAAIAPILVISLFLLSLFNIIIISIAAFLLIGLIAFITCLLSMFVK; encoded by the coding sequence ATGTCCAACACAAAATATGTCATGAGCAAAGGAGTAGCTTTTGGAGAAGAAGAAGAAATGGAAATGCTCTCTGATTATGCAAGCAAAGGCTGGGTTTTATATAAATTTAGCTTTATGGGATACAAACTTAAAAAAGCTAAACCTGAAAAACTGCAATATTCTCTAGATTATAGATATAATGCAGATGAAGAATACTTTTCGTACTTTAAAGAAGCAGGATGGAATCATATATGTTCTGCATCAAATTCAATGCATATATTCAGTGCCCCTGAAGATACAAAACCAATTTATACAGACAGTGATACCAAATCAGAAAAATATATAAGCCAGTATAAATTAACTAAAAAAATCGCAGTGCCATCATTTTTATTCCTTATTGTATGCTCTATTTTATTTATTATTTTATTATCACTTGCTAAATATAATTATATACCTCACATATATATAAAAATTGGGGGTATTATTTTAATACCTACATTAATAATAACATTAATAATAACTATTGTTACAGGACTACCTTGTATATCTTATTACACTACATTAAATAGAATTAAGGATGGTTCTTCAACTCATGTAAATCATAAAACATTAAAAAAATTATTAGATACATTAGCAGCAATTGCACCTATATTAGTAATATCTCTGTTCCTTTTAAGTCTATTTAACATTATAATTATAAGCATAGCAGCGTTTTTGTTAATTGGTCTAATTGCTTTCATAACTTGTCTATTAAGTATGTTCGTAAAATAA
- a CDS encoding TetR/AcrR family transcriptional regulator, translating to MKANKSQITKEIILEKTLQLVDENEGIKNVTLRDIAKNVGCTHTNLYNYFGSLSEIFWEALGQVLIKMINYSRDNLTFKDDPEKDYYVILSNFIDFSLDHIGLYKLLRMESIDGEPPSEVMNIVTSARKEFDKNILEAARGKLSEERASFVSDVFFAYLHGEISLWINKRRLRVSKEDTKAKILSNLKQLFQELVIRK from the coding sequence ATGAAGGCTAATAAAAGTCAAATAACTAAAGAGATTATTTTAGAAAAAACTTTGCAGTTAGTAGATGAAAATGAGGGAATTAAAAATGTTACATTGAGAGATATAGCTAAAAATGTAGGATGTACGCATACAAACTTATATAACTATTTTGGCAGTTTAAGCGAAATATTTTGGGAAGCCTTGGGACAAGTATTGATCAAGATGATAAATTATTCAAGAGATAATTTAACTTTTAAAGATGATCCAGAAAAAGATTATTATGTGATCCTATCTAATTTTATTGATTTTTCATTAGATCACATTGGATTGTACAAACTTCTTCGGATGGAATCCATAGATGGAGAGCCTCCTAGTGAAGTAATGAACATAGTGACAAGTGCAAGAAAAGAATTTGATAAAAATATTTTAGAAGCAGCTAGGGGCAAGTTATCAGAAGAAAGGGCAAGCTTTGTAAGTGATGTATTTTTTGCTTACTTACACGGCGAAATTTCCCTATGGATTAACAAGCGGAGACTTAGGGTTAGTAAAGAAGACACTAAAGCTAAAATTTTGTCAAATCTCAAGCAGCTGTTTCAAGAATTAGTTATTAGAAAATAA
- a CDS encoding MBL fold metallo-hydrolase: protein MKLKVLVDNNTYIDRYYFGEPAVSYYIEDEDIKILFDTGYSDIFLKNSAALGVDLNNIDIIAISHGHNDHTGGLKYYFQKNCKNKISILAHPDAFKEKIDGDLKICSPILEEELKEKCNLILSKEPKKISKHITFLGEIPRTNDFENKKPIGKQASGKALVDDYVMDDTALVYKSEKGIYIITGCSHSGICNIVEYAKKVCSDNRVLGIIGGFHLFQVNSGVRKTIEYLRKNDVKELYPCHCTSFAVKAEIHKYLPIKEVGVGLEINW from the coding sequence ATGAAGCTAAAAGTTTTAGTAGATAACAACACCTATATAGATAGATATTATTTTGGAGAACCTGCTGTTTCATATTATATTGAAGATGAAGACATTAAGATTCTATTTGACACAGGTTATTCTGATATATTCTTGAAAAATTCAGCTGCATTAGGGGTGGATTTAAATAACATAGATATAATTGCTATTTCACATGGACACAATGACCATACAGGAGGACTTAAATATTACTTTCAAAAAAACTGTAAAAATAAGATTTCAATACTTGCCCACCCCGATGCATTTAAGGAAAAAATAGATGGAGATTTAAAAATTTGTTCTCCTATTTTGGAAGAAGAGCTAAAAGAAAAATGTAATTTGATTCTTTCTAAAGAACCTAAAAAAATTAGCAAACATATAACCTTTTTAGGGGAGATACCAAGAACAAATGATTTTGAAAATAAAAAACCTATAGGAAAGCAGGCTTCAGGGAAAGCTTTGGTTGATGATTATGTAATGGATGATACGGCACTTGTGTATAAAAGTGAAAAAGGTATCTATATCATCACTGGATGTTCTCACAGCGGTATATGCAATATAGTGGAATACGCAAAAAAAGTTTGCAGCGACAACAGGGTACTTGGAATTATAGGTGGATTTCATTTATTTCAAGTTAACTCCGGGGTTAGAAAAACTATTGAATATCTAAGAAAAAACGATGTGAAAGAATTGTATCCCTGCCACTGTACTTCCTTTGCTGTTAAAGCAGAAATACATAAATATTTACCTATAAAGGAAGTAGGAGTAGGGCTGGAAATAAACTGGTAA
- a CDS encoding ABC transporter permease yields the protein MKFYHMQIFWPLAALIALLLLNFLVRPGFLNITIRDGHLFGNVIDILNHSAPLILISLGMTIVIATQGIDISVGSIIAISASASATVIVGGGSVPEAVLSGAIVGVLCGIWNGFLVAYIEIQPMVATLILYIVGRGIAQLITGGQILTFTNKSFIFIGTGYIFLPVAIIIAAVIVFAIYLLIRKTALGLFVESIGVNSSASKYCGIRARKVIFSLYIISGILAGIAGIILCSNIKSADANNVGLWMELDAILATVIGGTSMAGGRFYLGGTVVGAIFIQALTTTIYSMGVAPEITLVVKAIVVIIVCIIQSEAFRKMLVRKKSKNNTTKSKPEKEVARV from the coding sequence ATGAAATTTTATCATATGCAGATATTTTGGCCGTTAGCAGCATTAATTGCGCTGCTTTTATTGAATTTTTTAGTAAGACCAGGTTTTCTTAATATAACAATTAGGGATGGACACTTATTTGGAAATGTAATAGATATACTTAATCATTCAGCGCCACTTATATTAATATCTTTAGGTATGACAATAGTTATTGCCACCCAAGGAATAGATATTTCTGTTGGATCTATAATTGCTATAAGTGCTTCCGCTTCTGCAACAGTTATAGTTGGAGGTGGTTCTGTTCCAGAGGCAGTGTTATCAGGAGCAATAGTAGGAGTACTTTGTGGAATATGGAATGGTTTCTTGGTAGCTTATATTGAAATTCAACCCATGGTTGCTACCCTTATTCTATACATAGTTGGAAGAGGTATAGCCCAACTTATTACAGGTGGCCAAATACTAACATTTACTAATAAGTCATTTATTTTTATAGGAACAGGATATATTTTTTTACCTGTGGCAATAATTATTGCTGCTGTAATTGTTTTTGCAATTTATTTACTTATTAGAAAAACAGCATTAGGTTTATTTGTTGAATCTATAGGTGTAAATAGCAGTGCCAGCAAATACTGTGGTATAAGGGCACGAAAAGTTATTTTCTCATTGTATATTATATCTGGTATTCTAGCAGGTATTGCAGGCATTATTTTATGCTCTAACATAAAGAGTGCAGATGCAAACAATGTAGGATTGTGGATGGAATTAGATGCTATATTAGCTACTGTTATTGGAGGAACCTCTATGGCAGGTGGTAGATTTTATTTAGGAGGAACAGTAGTAGGAGCAATATTTATACAAGCCTTAACAACAACCATTTATAGTATGGGAGTGGCTCCAGAAATTACTCTTGTAGTTAAAGCCATAGTAGTTATAATAGTTTGTATTATACAATCTGAGGCATTTAGAAAAATGCTAGTAAGAAAGAAATCAAAAAATAATACAACTAAAAGTAAACCTGAAAAAGAGGTGGCTCGTGTATGA
- the fabG gene encoding 3-oxoacyl-[acyl-carrier-protein] reductase: MMDLGLTDKVALITGGIRGLGRAIAEKLAAEKVKIVVTGTNEERARKAADEISSAYGVEALGLKHDVSSEESTKEVVKSIIAKFKKIDILINNAGVTSDGIVMTMKKENWDKVINTNLTGTFNCTKFVSKQMLRQRSGSIVNIASVVGIIGNVGQANYAASKAGVIGFTKATARELAGRGIVVNAVAPGYISTDMTSVLSDKVTEEMLSKIPMKAYGKAENVANAVLFLVSNMCQYITGQVINVDGGMAM, translated from the coding sequence ATGATGGATTTAGGTTTAACGGATAAAGTAGCTTTAATAACTGGAGGTATTCGAGGCCTTGGAAGAGCTATTGCAGAGAAATTGGCAGCAGAAAAAGTAAAAATAGTAGTAACGGGAACTAATGAAGAAAGAGCAAGAAAAGCGGCAGATGAAATATCATCAGCTTATGGTGTTGAAGCCCTGGGTTTAAAGCATGATGTGAGTTCAGAAGAATCGACAAAAGAAGTTGTAAAATCTATAATTGCAAAATTTAAAAAGATAGACATATTGATAAATAATGCAGGTGTTACAAGTGATGGCATAGTGATGACCATGAAAAAAGAAAATTGGGATAAAGTAATAAATACAAATCTTACTGGGACATTTAACTGTACTAAGTTTGTATCAAAACAGATGTTAAGACAAAGATCAGGAAGCATAGTAAATATAGCAAGTGTTGTAGGCATAATAGGAAATGTTGGTCAGGCAAATTATGCTGCTTCAAAGGCAGGAGTAATTGGGTTTACAAAGGCAACTGCAAGGGAACTGGCAGGTCGAGGTATAGTTGTAAATGCCGTTGCTCCAGGATATATTTCAACAGACATGACATCTGTACTTTCTGATAAGGTAACTGAAGAGATGTTGTCTAAAATTCCAATGAAAGCTTACGGAAAAGCAGAAAATGTGGCAAATGCAGTTTTATTTCTTGTTTCAAATATGTGCCAATATATTACAGGACAGGTCATCAATGTAGATGGTGGAATGGCTATGTAA
- a CDS encoding YhbD family protein, translating to MEEENLISKKELLKVTGISYGQLYRWKRKKLIPEEWFIKRSSFTGQETFFPRVEILDRVEKIKNFKDDVSLDELANIFSPNLSKVILKENDISSHNIVSQPTFTLYKDVHKESSEFNFNELLFMTVVDRFLKSGKVSLEEAKLVLDTLEKNYEKFYGRYCDVVLIRKLGVAVCFLMLIPNEVYVETEAMLVLKINAGECVEQLKSKLTLTL from the coding sequence ATGGAAGAGGAAAATCTAATTTCTAAAAAAGAATTGCTTAAAGTAACAGGTATTTCCTATGGCCAATTGTATAGATGGAAGAGAAAAAAATTAATACCTGAGGAATGGTTTATAAAAAGGTCCAGCTTTACAGGTCAGGAGACGTTTTTTCCAAGGGTGGAAATACTGGATAGAGTAGAAAAGATCAAGAATTTTAAAGATGACGTATCCTTAGATGAGCTTGCAAACATATTTTCACCAAATCTTTCGAAAGTGATTTTAAAAGAAAATGACATATCATCACATAACATTGTTTCACAACCTACTTTCACATTATATAAAGATGTCCATAAAGAAAGCAGTGAATTTAATTTTAATGAACTGCTGTTTATGACTGTAGTAGATAGGTTTTTAAAATCTGGCAAGGTGAGTTTGGAGGAAGCTAAATTAGTACTCGATACTCTGGAAAAAAACTATGAGAAATTTTATGGAAGATATTGTGATGTAGTACTTATAAGAAAGCTTGGAGTTGCTGTATGTTTTTTAATGCTGATACCAAATGAAGTATATGTTGAAACTGAAGCCATGCTTGTATTAAAGATAAATGCAGGAGAATGTGTGGAACAATTAAAATCAAAATTAACATTAACATTATAA